One stretch of Halapricum desulfuricans DNA includes these proteins:
- a CDS encoding ABC transporter permease codes for MSDIGLDTDEEFVEQSLRDRIRENPRPALVWLAGAFVLVALEFGRILDGLLAFGAAGKFLFDGLASVPSALQGNVESALAPISTDTVGTLLGALVHDAIALAMLFVVAIFLQGYLPRRLDEVLGREMGRRRRIYAERLLLTGLLAVAAVLLAYTPVGAIVNGEISAWVRVVEILSDLPTLTSREVIPNMGHRTPDGGWDGTFLGLSPAWAWAIRFALVWVYAFAAFGWTWKGFNVYRSYYREADWTPRDDTIRRFKSQYWGLFGLFVVFGFVVLAAFAPAISPVGIQEHVYEPYDNEFEYLNDDGQIETVTHGQANLYSRSNGQNTVSPMSYDDFDRWMPLGTTPTGQSMLTHLSYGARTSLVIALTAVGLGVIIAVTLSLLTAYYKGLLDVLVVITSDTIISVPVLVLVMLLAVIFQESNHWLAEPMDGGLLLALILGFAYWPGMWRSIRGPSLQVSEEEWVDAAKTYGQTPRNIMRKHMAPYVLSYIMIYASLLLGGIIITVSALSFLGLGISEPTPEWGRLISDGRQFIATDSRHVSTISGIAIALVVLGFNALGDGIRDAIDPEADVGDVSAGGGG; via the coding sequence ATGAGCGATATTGGACTCGATACGGACGAGGAGTTCGTCGAACAGTCGCTTCGCGATCGAATCCGGGAGAACCCGCGGCCAGCGCTCGTCTGGCTGGCCGGCGCGTTCGTGCTCGTCGCGCTGGAGTTCGGCCGAATTCTCGACGGATTGCTGGCCTTCGGTGCTGCGGGTAAGTTCCTGTTCGACGGCCTGGCGTCGGTCCCGAGCGCGCTGCAGGGCAACGTCGAATCTGCCTTGGCGCCGATCTCTACGGACACGGTCGGGACGCTCCTCGGTGCACTCGTCCACGACGCGATCGCGCTGGCGATGCTGTTCGTCGTTGCGATCTTCTTGCAGGGATATCTTCCCCGGCGGCTGGACGAGGTACTCGGCCGCGAGATGGGGCGTCGTCGTCGCATCTACGCCGAACGGCTCCTGCTGACCGGTCTCCTGGCAGTCGCGGCCGTGCTACTGGCGTACACGCCGGTCGGTGCGATCGTCAACGGGGAAATCAGCGCGTGGGTTCGGGTCGTCGAAATCCTCTCGGACCTCCCGACGCTCACGAGCCGCGAGGTCATCCCGAACATGGGCCACCGGACTCCAGACGGCGGCTGGGACGGGACGTTCCTCGGGCTCTCGCCGGCCTGGGCCTGGGCGATCCGATTCGCGCTCGTGTGGGTCTACGCGTTCGCGGCGTTCGGCTGGACCTGGAAAGGGTTCAACGTCTACCGATCGTACTACCGGGAGGCGGACTGGACACCACGCGACGACACGATCCGGCGATTCAAGAGCCAGTACTGGGGACTGTTCGGGCTGTTCGTCGTCTTCGGGTTCGTCGTACTGGCGGCGTTCGCACCGGCGATCAGCCCCGTTGGAATTCAGGAACACGTCTACGAACCGTACGACAACGAATTCGAATATCTCAACGACGACGGCCAGATAGAAACCGTCACACACGGGCAGGCGAACCTGTACAGCAGATCAAACGGGCAGAACACTGTCAGTCCGATGAGCTACGACGATTTCGACCGGTGGATGCCCCTCGGAACGACGCCGACAGGGCAGAGCATGCTGACACATCTCTCGTACGGCGCGCGGACGTCGCTAGTAATCGCGCTCACTGCTGTCGGCCTCGGCGTCATCATCGCGGTCACGCTGTCGCTGCTGACAGCCTACTACAAGGGGCTGCTCGACGTTCTGGTCGTCATCACCAGCGACACGATCATATCGGTTCCGGTACTCGTGCTCGTGATGTTGCTCGCAGTCATATTTCAGGAGTCCAATCACTGGCTCGCGGAGCCGATGGACGGCGGATTATTACTGGCGCTGATTCTCGGGTTCGCGTACTGGCCCGGGATGTGGCGTTCGATACGCGGCCCCTCACTGCAGGTGTCCGAAGAGGAGTGGGTCGACGCGGCGAAGACGTACGGGCAGACGCCCCGCAACATCATGCGCAAACACATGGCACCATACGTACTCAGCTACATCATGATCTACGCCTCACTGCTGCTCGGTGGTATCATCATCACGGTCTCGGCCCTGTCGTTCCTCGGGCTCGGCATCAGCGAGCCGACACCCGAGTGGGGACGACTGATCAGCGACGGGCGACAGTTCATCGCTACTGATTCCCGGCACGTCTCGACGATTTCGGGAATTGCCATCGCACTCGTCGTCCTGGGGTTCAACGCGCTCGGTGACGGGATCCGCGACGCGATCGATCCGGAAGCCGACGTCGGTGATGTCAGCGCAGGAGGTGGTGGGTGA
- a CDS encoding ABC transporter ATP-binding protein — MSMNTPDLATTPTGDDDTPILDVRNLQTAFFTDKETIRAVDGVSFDIFPGETVGIVGESGSGKSVTARSVMGLVESPGRVLEGSSMRFHHVETVREFAEQFPDRTVDVTALDDELADGPVEFCEREGLAASEFGRDDLEDVTTADIAASGYADEYGLVEADDCVFVTGGDPDEPETITSGFVEISRLSGEPQRLMRGGRIAMVFQDPLTSLNPVYTVGNQIKEALELHQGLTGEAATREAVNLLEDVGIPDARRRVKEYPHQFSGGMRQRAVIAMALACEPEVLICDEPTTALDVTIQAQILELLDELQQERDLAIMFITHDMGVIAEVSDHVNVMYAGEVVERAEVGPLFAEPRHPYTQGLLESIPGKQSGERLRTIEGSVPTPNEPATSCRFAPRCPKAFDECEQIHPERLPVNEDADDHTAACLLYPEDLTQEQAISRHLERGGENE; from the coding sequence ATGTCAATGAACACACCGGACCTCGCAACGACGCCGACCGGCGATGACGACACGCCGATACTGGACGTTCGGAACCTCCAGACGGCCTTCTTCACCGACAAGGAGACGATCCGGGCCGTCGACGGGGTCAGCTTCGACATCTTCCCCGGCGAGACGGTCGGTATCGTCGGTGAAAGCGGCTCCGGCAAGAGCGTGACCGCCCGTTCGGTGATGGGGCTGGTCGAGTCTCCCGGTCGCGTACTCGAGGGGAGCAGCATGCGGTTTCACCACGTCGAGACGGTCCGTGAGTTCGCGGAGCAGTTCCCCGATCGGACTGTCGACGTGACGGCGCTGGACGACGAGCTGGCGGACGGTCCCGTCGAGTTCTGCGAGCGAGAGGGCCTCGCCGCGAGCGAGTTCGGTCGCGACGATCTCGAGGACGTGACGACCGCGGACATCGCGGCGTCTGGATACGCTGACGAATACGGCCTCGTCGAGGCCGACGACTGCGTGTTCGTCACGGGTGGCGATCCAGACGAGCCCGAAACGATTACGAGTGGGTTCGTCGAGATCTCGAGGCTCTCGGGCGAGCCACAGCGGTTGATGCGCGGCGGTCGGATCGCGATGGTGTTCCAGGATCCGCTGACGAGTCTCAATCCCGTCTACACGGTCGGCAACCAGATCAAAGAAGCCCTGGAACTCCACCAGGGGCTGACAGGAGAAGCGGCGACCAGAGAGGCGGTCAATCTCCTCGAGGACGTCGGCATCCCGGACGCCCGCCGGCGCGTCAAGGAGTATCCCCACCAGTTCTCCGGCGGGATGCGCCAGCGGGCGGTCATCGCGATGGCGCTGGCCTGCGAACCGGAGGTGTTGATCTGTGACGAGCCGACGACGGCGCTGGACGTGACGATCCAGGCACAGATTCTCGAGCTGCTCGACGAGCTACAACAGGAGCGCGATCTGGCGATCATGTTCATCACGCACGACATGGGAGTCATCGCAGAGGTCTCGGATCACGTGAACGTCATGTACGCCGGCGAGGTCGTCGAACGGGCGGAAGTCGGACCGCTGTTCGCGGAACCGCGCCACCCCTACACTCAGGGGCTGCTCGAGTCGATTCCCGGCAAGCAATCGGGAGAGCGACTCCGGACGATCGAGGGGAGCGTCCCGACGCCCAACGAACCGGCGACGAGCTGTCGGTTCGCGCCGCGCTGTCCGAAGGCGTTCGACGAGTGCGAACAGATCCACCCCGAACGGCTGCCGGTCAACGAGGACGCCGACGATCACACCGCTGCGTGTCTCCTCTATCCCGAAGACCTGACCCAGGAACAGGCGATTTCGCGCCACCTCGAACGCGGGGGTGAGAACGAATGA
- a CDS encoding ABC transporter ATP-binding protein, with protein sequence MSSEPMSSDSTEAADDSDVMVEVRDLKTYYEEGGLFGGRPVKAVDGVSFDIERGETLGLVGESGCGKTTLGRTLLQLEDATAGEIRFDGVDVTTLRGDDLYEWRQNAQMVFQDPDSSLNDRMTIGEIIREPLDVHDWKTPRERRQKVRDLLDTVGLDREHYYRYPHQFSGGQRQRIGIARTLALEPDFIVLDEPVSALDVSVQAEIINLLEDLQAEFNLTYLFIAHDLSVVRHICDRVAVMYLGHIMEIGPTEELFTDPANPYTQALLSAIPEPDPTSEKQRLTLRGTPPNPRYPPDGCPFSTRCPARIRPEQYEHLEEDVWQGINTLQEVLRERHRADRSIRERLRESLGGRSRFREIEETYEELFGDLDVPGGVQDVLDDVAEYVRANDEQAAIELLSEEFDSVCNGRADSNYDEADEPIEPEYYAVSVAGRQSLCHRHAEAYREPEDVTDTRHG encoded by the coding sequence ATGAGCAGCGAGCCGATGTCGTCCGACTCGACGGAGGCGGCCGATGACTCGGACGTGATGGTCGAGGTTCGAGACCTCAAGACGTACTACGAGGAGGGCGGGCTGTTCGGCGGTCGGCCCGTCAAGGCCGTCGACGGAGTGAGTTTCGACATCGAACGCGGGGAGACGCTCGGGCTGGTCGGCGAGTCCGGCTGTGGCAAGACGACGCTCGGCCGGACGCTGCTACAGCTTGAGGACGCGACGGCCGGGGAGATCCGGTTCGACGGCGTCGACGTGACGACGCTCCGCGGGGACGACCTCTACGAGTGGCGACAGAACGCGCAGATGGTGTTCCAGGACCCCGATTCGAGCCTCAACGACCGGATGACGATCGGCGAGATCATCCGCGAACCGCTCGACGTGCACGACTGGAAGACGCCGCGCGAGCGCCGACAGAAGGTACGTGACCTGCTCGATACCGTCGGACTGGATCGCGAACACTACTACCGGTATCCACACCAGTTCTCCGGCGGACAGCGCCAGCGGATCGGAATCGCCCGGACGCTCGCGCTCGAGCCCGACTTCATCGTCCTGGACGAACCAGTGTCGGCGCTCGACGTCTCGGTGCAGGCGGAGATCATCAACCTGCTCGAGGACCTGCAGGCCGAGTTCAACCTGACGTACCTGTTCATCGCCCACGACCTTTCGGTTGTCAGACATATCTGCGACCGGGTCGCGGTGATGTACCTCGGGCACATCATGGAGATCGGTCCGACCGAGGAGCTGTTCACCGATCCAGCGAACCCCTACACGCAGGCGCTGCTGTCGGCGATTCCCGAACCCGATCCGACAAGTGAGAAGCAGCGCCTCACGCTTCGCGGGACGCCACCGAACCCGCGGTACCCGCCCGACGGCTGTCCGTTCAGCACGCGCTGTCCGGCCCGCATCCGTCCGGAACAGTACGAGCACCTCGAGGAAGACGTCTGGCAGGGCATCAATACGCTTCAGGAAGTACTGCGGGAACGCCACCGGGCAGATCGATCGATCAGGGAGCGACTCCGAGAGTCGCTCGGTGGCAGGTCGCGGTTCCGGGAGATCGAAGAGACCTACGAGGAGCTGTTCGGGGACCTCGACGTTCCCGGTGGCGTTCAGGACGTGCTCGACGACGTCGCCGAGTACGTGCGCGCGAACGACGAACAGGCGGCGATCGAGTTGCTCTCCGAGGAGTTCGACAGCGTCTGCAACGGTCGGGCCGACAGCAACTACGACGAAGCAGACGAGCCGATCGAACCGGAGTACTACGCGGTCAGCGTGGCCGGCCGACAGAGCCTGTGTCACCGTCACGCGGAGGCGTACCGCGAACCGGAGGACGTGACTGACACGCGACACGGATGA
- a CDS encoding DUF7555 family protein, which translates to MTTDRRSIAGRLRTVALVSLDVLLYAAVVTVVTTMLAAVVSVALGGDLVLVKTLLFLSGWVIVSYATFRLWPRSPTDSETSTRSPGEGRFQRFVRSLPPLRWLEPSRWRRERVSQPAKLFVGGLLVLLVSFLMETAGGVA; encoded by the coding sequence ATGACAACCGATCGTCGATCGATCGCCGGGCGATTGAGAACTGTCGCGCTCGTCTCGCTCGACGTCCTGCTGTATGCGGCCGTCGTCACCGTCGTCACGACGATGCTGGCAGCAGTTGTGTCAGTCGCGCTCGGCGGCGATCTCGTACTGGTGAAGACGCTGCTGTTTCTGAGCGGGTGGGTGATCGTCTCCTATGCGACGTTTCGGCTCTGGCCGCGGTCGCCGACCGACTCCGAAACGTCCACGCGCTCGCCCGGCGAGGGGCGGTTCCAGCGGTTCGTTCGCTCGCTGCCGCCGCTCCGGTGGCTCGAGCCGTCCCGCTGGCGGCGCGAGCGCGTCTCCCAGCCGGCCAAACTCTTCGTCGGCGGGCTGCTCGTGTTGCTCGTCTCGTTTCTGATGGAGACCGCCGGCGGCGTCGCGTAG
- a CDS encoding DUF7529 family protein, which produces MDDSPEYVERVVDETGAQTEAWARTIEDMEAIAEQRREDGWDVVTLTTAHTAPISRADNDNPDRFGLVTVLPDNYAERFQTVYEDNDLDQYQVYSNTVEGFKYLVLEVLDFDTETSVMLALRYDLVLAPGMVESVHDEETMYTYVKTIDGTELAVFEHEEYDPLLPEGPRLPDDGRSRE; this is translated from the coding sequence ATGGACGATTCTCCCGAGTACGTCGAACGGGTCGTCGACGAGACGGGCGCACAGACCGAAGCGTGGGCCCGGACGATTGAGGACATGGAGGCGATCGCCGAGCAGCGCCGCGAGGACGGCTGGGACGTGGTCACGCTGACGACCGCACACACGGCACCGATCAGCCGAGCCGACAACGACAACCCCGATCGGTTCGGGCTGGTGACCGTTCTGCCGGACAACTACGCTGAGCGATTCCAGACCGTCTACGAGGACAACGACCTGGATCAATACCAGGTGTACAGCAATACGGTCGAGGGGTTCAAGTACCTCGTCCTCGAGGTGCTCGATTTCGACACCGAGACGAGCGTCATGCTCGCGCTTCGGTACGACCTCGTACTGGCCCCCGGGATGGTTGAGTCTGTCCACGACGAGGAGACGATGTACACGTACGTGAAGACGATCGACGGGACGGAACTGGCCGTGTTCGAACACGAGGAGTACGATCCGCTGTTGCCGGAGGGACCGCGTCTACCGGACGACGGGCGCAGCCGAGAGTGA